A single Panicum virgatum strain AP13 unplaced genomic scaffold, P.virgatum_v5 scaffold_183, whole genome shotgun sequence DNA region contains:
- the LOC120693869 gene encoding uncharacterized protein LOC120693869, with translation MASPQDQQVPQQSTTTTAGQPSSSTPPAIAPNDPSSISSTSVPPAKPKLPFPERFEKSSEDKQFAKFLEMMKDAQITIPILDAVLHVPMYAKFFKELLTKKRNINEPEVVTLTKECSAVIQNKRPPKLDDPGSFCIPCLIGSKSFRALCDLGSSVSVIPLSVCEALPLGDVRPTTMTLQLADRTYRHQAGILVDVPVIVGNFAFPVDFVVLEMEDKSEPIILGRPFLATAGAVIDVKDAKLTLQFGEEKVSFDMRHPTHLPHCPDLCFTIDVIDECVTETYLSSEDVSALEDEKSILYNEHTSIDPSPVALIDSSQEASLTYDLIPSSAPKVDLKPLPEHLRYEFLGSDNTYPVIVSSRLTPMEIDRLLEILRRYRA, from the coding sequence ATGGCTTCTCCACAGGACCAGCAGGTACCTCAGCAGTCCACTACTACTACTGCTGGACAGCCTAGTTCTTCTACACCACCAGCTATAGCTCCTAATGATCCATCATCAATCAGTTCGACTTCAGTTCCACCTGCCAAGCCGAAGCTGCCATTTCCAGAACGGTTTGAGAAGTCAAGTGAAGACAAGCAGTTTGCTAAGTTTCTGGAGATGATGAAAGATGCGCAGATTACCATCCCCATCCTTGATGCTGTCTTACATGTTCCGATGTATGCAAAGTTCTTTAAGGAGCTGCTCACAAAGAAGCGAAACATTAACGAGCCAGAAGTGGTTACTCTTACTAAGGAATGCAGTGCAGTCATTCAAAATAAGAGACCTCCCAAGTTAGATGACCCAGGCAGTTTCTGTATTCCATGCTTGATAGGATCTAAAAGTTTCCGTGCTTTATGTGATCTTGGCTCTAGTGTGAGTGTGATTCCCCTCTCTGTCTGCGAGGCACTACCTTTGGGTGATGTACGGCCGACTACCATGACTCTCCAGCTTGCTGATCGCACTTATCGCCATCAGGCAGGCattttggttgatgtccctgtGATAGTTGGTAACTTCGCATTTCCAGTTGATTTTGTTGtcttggagatggaggataaGAGCGAGCCTATTATTTTGGGGAGACCCTTTCTAGCTACTGCAGGGGCTGTCATCGATGTGAAAGATGCTAAGCTCACGCTTCAATTTGGTGAGGAGAAAGTCTCATTTGACATGAGGCATCCAACTCACCTTCCTCACTGTCCAGACCTGTGTTTCACCATTGATGTGATTGATGAGTGTGTTACTGAGACATATTTGAGTTCAGAGGATGTGTCAGCATTGGAGGATGAGAAGTCTATTCTTTATAATGAGCATACTTCTATTGATCCATCTCCTGTAGCTCTAATTGATTCTTCTCAGGAGGCTTCTCTTACTTATGATCTTATACCATCTTCAGCTCCTAAGGTAGATCTGAAACCTCTTCCTGAGCATTTGAGATATGAGTTTCTTGGATCTGATAATACATATCCTGTTATTGTGAGTTCTCGTCTGACTCCTATGGAGATTGACCGTCTTCTTGAAATTCTTCGTCGATATCGAGCTTAG